One window of Medicago truncatula cultivar Jemalong A17 chromosome 2, MtrunA17r5.0-ANR, whole genome shotgun sequence genomic DNA carries:
- the LOC25487538 gene encoding uncharacterized protein, with protein sequence MTMAILKGLMQGYLSALLDEGVVNDRFNAIVCLNNTVERRERVVQQIETYFADVDMILTEISLDVDNSAFDFSRLASLARQIEEKSDSIGAEHMRLACPEFIKACDEMNKRMLSRTLLWVKHEFANTKRKLEAFVQMERRIIRLERSNSSN encoded by the exons ATGACTATGGCAATTCTGAAAGGATTGATGCAAGGATACTTGAGTGCATTGCTTGatgag GGTGTAGTGAATGATCGGTTTAATGCGATTGTATGTTTGAATAACACCGTGGAACGAAGAGAGCGTGTTGTGCAGCAGATAGAAACATATTTTGCTGATGTTGACATGATACTTACTGAGATTTCACTTGATGT TGATAATTCGGCATTTGACTTCTCTAGGTTGGCTTCTCTAGCTCGTCAAATTGAGGAGAAAAGTGATAG CATTGGTGCTGAGCATATGAGGCTTGCATGTCCTGAATTCATTAAAGCTTGTGATGAGATGAACAAAAGAAT GCTTTCTCGAACATTGCTCTGGGTAAAACATGAGTTTGCCAATACCAAGAGAAAGTTGGAGGCCTTTGTTCAG ATGGAACGAAGGATTATCAGACTTGAGAGATCGAACTCTTCAAACTAG
- the LOC11412219 gene encoding uncharacterized protein, whose amino-acid sequence MTMAILKGLMQGYLSALLDEGVVNDRFNAMVGLNNTVERRDRVVQQIETYFADVDMILAEISLDFANSAFDFSKFASLARQVEDKSESIGAEYMRIACPEFVKACDEMNKIMLDLTLLWVKHQFATTKRKLETFVQMERRIIRLERSNSSD is encoded by the exons ATGACTATGGCAATTCTGAAAGGACTGATGCAAGGATACTTGAGTGCACTACTTGATGAG GGCGTTGTCAATGATCGGTTTAATGCGATGGTAGGTTTGAATAACACCGTGGAACGACGAGACCGTGTTGTGCAGCAGATAGAAACATATTTTGCTGATGTTGACATGATCCTTGCTGAGATTTCACTTGATTT TGCTAATTCAGCATTTGACTTCTCTAAGTTTGCTTCTCTTGCTCGTCAAGTTGAGGATAAAAGTGAAAG CATTGGTGCTGAGTATATGAGGATTGCATGTCCTGAATTCGTTAAAGCTTGCGATGAGATGAACAAAATAAT GCTTGATCTAACATTGCTCTGGGTAAAACATCAGTTTGCTACTACCAAGAGAAAGTTGGAGACCTTTGTTCAG ATGGAGCGGAGGATTATCAGACTTGAGAGATCAAACTCTTCAGACTAG
- the LOC11412910 gene encoding uncharacterized protein: protein MSLVSPRYLHLWKDLQAFDFYFDRSIPFEKASLFVNSVLSLRKSRDIQKFHLTLTFDRYKSFDIKKFQAKCVEIWILAAIGPHLQELILSISSYSFFDVFSLTESEFVDPILNLIRDDNNDVYLLSRHLTSKWPIHAPVLDYPEFRHLHHLKLILLCFNSNLLGHVLEQCHMLQVLIIQSNKEEPPPLRTWQPESTTVSQCLKSHLTYIHLEGYQGLEDELTFAEYILRNGLFLKTMLIFVDISMDKKDKDCSLKRLTDIPRGSIMCQLEFDPAVSP from the exons ATGAGTCTCGTCTCTCCCAGGTATCTTCATCTCTGGAAGGATCTACAAGCCTTCGATTTCTACTTTGACCGCTCAATTCCGTTTGAAAAGGCTTCATTATTCGTTAACTCTGTTCTCTCCCTCCGCAAATCCCGTGACATTCAAAAGTTCCATCTCACTCTCACATTTGATCGATACAAATCCTTCGATATTAAGAAGTTTCAAGCTAAATGTGTTGAAATTTGGATCCTTGCTGCAATTGGACCCCACCTTCAAGAACTCATTCTCTCAATTTCCAGTTATT CATTTTTTGATGTCTTTTCCCTGACTGAAAGTGAATTTGTCGACCCTATTCTCAACCTCATCAGAGATGACAACA ATGATGTATATCTACTTTCACGTCATTTGACATCAAAG TGGCCAATTCATGCCCCTGTTCTAGATTATCCTGAATTTCGCCATTTACATCATTTGAAGTTAATTCTTCTATGTTTTAACTCAAATCTGCTGGGCCATGTTCTTGAGCAATGCCACATGCTTCAAGTTCTCATAATTCAGAGCAACAAG GAGGAACCACCACCATTGAGAACATGGCAGCCGGAGTCAACAACAGTTTCTCAATGTCTCAAATCTCACTTGACATATATTCATTTAGAAGGGTATCAAGGACTTGAAGATGAGCTGACATTTGCTGAATATATTTTGCGGAACGGACTTTTTTTGAAGACAAtgcttatttttgttgatatttcaatggacaaaaaggacaaGGACTGCTCTCTCAAAAGATTAACTGACATACCAAGGGGCTCTATCATGTGTCAACTTGAATTTGACCCAGCTGTATCTCCTTAA
- the LOC11412410 gene encoding cytochrome P450 94C1 — protein MTLEISEWFQNSIPTTIFTLFFTFTLIFSIFSFLIFISRMKLWCNCHICWSYITMNWAKEFINLSDWYTHLLKKSPTGTIHIHVLNNTITCNPQNIEHMLKTRFDNYPKGKPFSTILGDLLGNGIFNVDGVSWNFQRKMASLELTSVTVRSYALEIINEEIHTRLVPFLFSFSRDEKVFDLQDIMRRFSFDNICKFSFGWDPQCLQLSLPVSDLAAAFDTASKISARRALSPSPLIWKIKRFFNIGSEKKLKEAINVVNKLTEKIIKNRKEIGFSARNDLLSRFMCSVNEEKYLRDIVASFLLAGRDTVAAGLTCLFWLLSKNQEVEEKIQEEVNRVMNPAHEYASFKEIREMHYLNAVVYETLRLFPPVQFDSKFAKNDDVLPDGSYVTKGSRVTYHPYAMGRMERVWGSDCRVFKPERWLKDGVFVSESMFKYPVFQGGARVCLGKELALMEMKCVVVGLIRRFEIRVDGDNQELKFGPGLTASLKDGLMVRVFQK, from the coding sequence atgactCTTGAGATTTCAGAATGGTTCCAAAATTCCATACCCACCACAATCTTCACcttgtttttcaccttcacacTTATCTTCTCCATCTTCTCATTCCTTATCTTCATCTCAAGAATGAAACTATGGTGCAACTGCCACATTTGTTGGAGCTACATAACCATGAATTGGGCCAAAGAGTTTATAAACCTTAGTGATTGGTACACTCACCTCCTCAAAAAATCACCAACTGGAACCATCCACATCCATGTGCTCAACAACACCATCACATGCAACCCACAAAACATAGAACACATGCTCAAAACCCGTTTTGATAACTACCCAAAAGGAAAACCATTCTCTACAATCCTTGGTGATCTTCTTGGTAATGGAATATTTAACGTTGACGGTGTTTCATGGAACTTTCAACGTAAAATGGCAAGTCTTGAACTCACAAGTGTAACGGTACGTTCCTACGCTTTAGAAATTATTAACGAAGAAATTCACACGAGACttgttccttttttgttttcattttcacgtgatgaaaaagtttttgattTACAAGACATCATGCGACGTTTTTCTTTTGACAACATATGCAAATTTTCGTTTGGTTGGGATCCACAATGTCTTCAACTTTCTTTACCGGTGTCGGATTTAGCTGCAGCGTTTGACACGGCTTCGAAGATTTCAGCTCGACGTGCATTGTCACCATCACCGTTGATATGGAAAATCAAACGGTTCTTCAATATTGGTTCAGAGAAGAAGCTTAAGGAAGCTATCAACGTAGTGAACAAGTTAACGgagaaaatcataaaaaaccGTAAAGAAATTGGTTTTTCAGCGAGAAATGATCTTCTTTCAAGGTTTATGTGTTCGGTAAATGAGGAAAAATATTTAAGAGACATAGTTGCGAGTTTTTTATTGGCTGGTCGCGACACGGTGGCAGCAGGGTTGActtgtttgttttggttgttaTCGAAGAACCAAGAAGTGGAGGAAAAGATTCAGGAGGAAGTGAACCGGGTAATGAACCCGGCCCATGAATATGCGAGTTTCAAAGAAATTCGTGAAATGCACTACTTAAACGCTGTTGTTTATGAAACACTAAGACTTTTTCCGCCGGTTCAATTTGactcaaaatttgcaaaaaatgaTGACGTGTTACCAGATGGAAGTTACGTGACAAAAGGGAGTCGGGTGACCTATCACCCGTATGCAATGGGTAGGATGGAGCGGGTTTGGGGATCCGATTGTAGGGTGTTTAAACCGGAGAGGTGGTTGAAAGATGGGGTTTTTGTGAGTGAGAGTATGTTTAAGTATCCGGTTTTTCAAGGTGGTGCTAGGGTTTGTTTGGGGAAGGAATTGGCTTTAATGGAAATGAaatgtgttgttgttggtttgattAGAAGGTTTGAGATTCGGGTTGATGGAGATAATCAAGAGCTTAAATTCGGGCCGGGTCTTACTGCCTCTTTGAAGGATGGGTTGATGGTTCGggtatttcaaaaataa